CCTCTGTTCCTCTAGCCAAGAAAGGGCCAGTGGGCATAGGAGCTGGCCAAGACACTCCAGGGCAGAATGGGTCCAAGGCAGCAGGCTAGGGGAGCAGGTCCATCATGTAGGGAAAGACCAAGATTTTCCCCAAGAACCTTAGCATTTGCATCTCAGCCAGTCTCTGTGTGCTGCCTGCAGCCACAACCCAGCACAGCTCACCAGCCAGGCACAGGAGACCAGCTGCCCTCTTGGGAGACTGGGTGACATTCCTGCCTGCAGCCCAAGGGGTTGCTCAGGCCACAGGTCCCAACCTGACCTCGCAGGCTGTCCAAGCTATTTGTTTATGATTGGGGGGGGGAGTGTCTGAGAACAACTTACAAAAGTTGTGtactccttttaccatgtgggtcccaggaatcaaaatGAGGTCGTCAGGCTGAGTGACATTGGCTTTATCCACTAAGTCGCCTCACAGGCCCTACCCAGTTCCTTGACTGCCTCTCCCACCTCTGGCCCCAGGCCATCCTTTCACAGATAGGCCTGCATCTGTCCCAGCTCCCAGGGGACCACAGACTATCTCCCAGACAGCTACGGAACTGGCACCTTCCTGGCCTTCTGATCCCTGTACTAGCGGCATCTCCTCGGCTGAGTTGAAGGGTTGATGATGAAGAAAGAACTGGggaaaggccgggcggtggtggcgcactcctttaatcccagtacttgggaggcctaggcaggtgaatctctctgagttcaaggcctgtctggtctacaagagctagttccaggatagctagactgttacacagagaaaacctgtcttgaaaagcaaaagcaaaaacaaaacaacccccccccaaaaaaaaccaaaaccaaaaaagaactggggaaatggaaaaggaaaaggaagatacAGGCTGTCAGAGTCCCTAGGGCCAAGGTGCTTTGGCTAAGGAACCAGATAAAATGAGGTAACCTGCCTCAGAGTGGCCAGCCTCAGACCTTCCTCTTTGGAAGCCTGAGACAGAATCTGCGAAgttcactgggcggtggtggggcacacctgaggaggcagaggcaggtggatctctgtgagttcaaggccagcctgatctacagagcgagtttcaggacaggctccaaagctgcacagagaaaccctgtcttggaaaaacaaaacaaaacaaaacaaaaccagaatctGAGAAGCTCGGAAGAGCCTCGGCTGTCCCCAGCCCCTCTGAGGGGATTGGAGCTTTCTTCTCTAACCTCTCTATTCTGTCTCATTAGGATGCCACCAATGGGGCTCCTGAGAAAGTGGACAGTAACTTCTGGAAGCCATGTCCCAGCCGGGCCATGCATAAGAAAGCCTTTCAGGAGAGGAGAAAGCGGGCCACACTCCTCGGTGTACCCCAGCCAGTaagccagaggctggggagagctCCTCAGCCGTAACAGGCCGAGGAGACTTGAGAACATGTCATGATCATAGTGATGTCTgacagagtgagtgagtgatCTGGAAACAGACATTTACCTCGGCGGGGCTGGCTGTCCGgccccatcaccatcatcactgcaATCCCTGTTCCCATCTGTAGGTAAGCTGCCCAGGGTGCCTGTGGATGCCCCTGGTGATGACCAGCCAGCCGGGGGTGGGGTAGCTCTGGAGGCTGACACTCCTGTCACAGCCGGCAAAAAGAGTGTTGGGGACACAGGCACACCAGAGGAGGCTGCAGCGGGGAGCTTGTGACCATGTTAATAAAGCACCAGAGACAGGAAttgtgggaaactgaggctggtgGTGGCTCTTCTGTATGTGGATCTGAGGCAAAGGGGACCTGGAACTCAAAGGGCTACGGGTACCCTGGGATGGTATGACCATTGATCCAGAGGGGTATCCTGGGGCAGGCTGAGGCTCCCAATCACAAACACAATTAGTCTGTCCCCACCTCctaccccctccctcccctctctcacacctccaccactgcctgggctgCCACCTGAGGGCCATCCTCCACCAGAAGGCCGTCCTCCAGCTGAGGGCCATCCTCCAGCTGAGGGCCGTCCTCCAGCTGAGGGCCGTCCTCCACCTGAGGGCCGTCCTCCAGCTGAGGGCCGTCCTCCAGCTGAGGGCCATCCTCCAGCTGAGGGCCGTCCTCCAGCTGAGGTATCATATTCCCAGGCAGTCTCCAGGTTTCTCTGGATTAACAGAACAGGGGAGGACAGAGACTGAATGCAGCACCTGCTTGTCACCTTTCCAGAACTATTCACATCGAGGTGTGAGCTGGCATCTCACCTGCCCAGCCCAGGCAGGCACAGGCCTGACCCATCACCATCCCTGCTCATAGCCCGGGGAATGGACCTCACACTTGCCAGAAATGCTGAGATTCACTTCAGTCCTACCAATGACCTCGGATTTACCTCACACCCACCTATGAGCCTGAAAATCACCCCAGGCCTTACTCATAACCCTGATAGTATCCCTGTCCTAccaatggcctcaaactcttcaGGAAGCCCTGCTCTGCCATTCCTAGGAGGAAGGATGCTGAGCCAAGAGGACCTGGACAAGCTTAAGTTTCCAACCCTCGTTTTTCCTGCTTCTGAGTGATGGGGCTGACAGCGATGTGCACACAGGAGTGCCAAGAACCTAGCGACACTCTGCGGATGACACGCGCATATGTGGGGGCGTGCAGGGGCATCCTCTGGGTGCTCATAGGCACAGGAGGAACCACACAGTGGGAAACTATGCCTGCTGCATCCAGTATTTATTGCTTCAGATACAGGCTCACTCTAGAGAGACCAGGCCAGTCACAGACGCCACCAGAGGATACCCTGAGAGGTGGCTGCACCCTGGGCTCTGCCCTGGAGTGAGAGGCAAGAAAGATTCTTGTCCCTCCGCTCCTGGAAATTCAAAGACCTCCCCTGCTCAGGGCCCCTGGAGGCCAGGAGACCAGAGTTAGCTGATGGTTCCAAGGGTCTTAGGCCTCTGTGGGAGTGAGGAGAGGGTCCGTGGAAAGCAGACCACGGAGGGCGCACTTACGTGGCTATGCAAAGAGGGCACAAGAAGGGGATCCCTGAGAGAAGCCGCTCTAGcctgggggcagagagaggacaaaAGTTCCAAATACAGGGGTTGGGATATTGAGGTTGCAGGTTAGGGCCCCAGGAAGCATAAGGTGCTAGCCAGGGATGCCAGGAACAGCAAGAGGCCAGAGACTGAGGTCCCTGCAAGGCTCGGAGAGAAACTCTTCACTTCTAGGGCTGAGTTCCACATTCTGTTCGTAATCCATGAGGTATAGACGCTGACGTTGGTGTAAACACCTGGTCTCTTGGGAAGGGCACAATCGGTTCCCCAACTCACCACCCCTGCCTGGATCCAGACACCATCGATGTCACAGACCAGGGGACCTCCGGAATCaccctgggaagaaagaagggatcCAAAGGTGTTGAGGTTGCTTGAGCCCGCTGCCTTTATTACACAGGTAGGAAAGCAAAGCTCTCCAACCCAGTCCCACCTGGCTCTCTTCTTCATCAGAGTATACAGGATCAATGAATTGGAAGTTCCTAGAAAGTCACAGGGTTGGGTGACTGAGAACTGAAGGTGACCCCTAGCAAATGGGACACACAACCTGTCTCTAAGCACCACAGCTGTGTGTTCAGAGCTGAGCGCAGGGGCCATTTCAAGATAATGCTGTTTGCTTCGGTTTGTTTGGCTTTATCTAGACATctctttgagggctggagagatgactcagtggttaagagctttgcctgctcttccaaaggtcctgagttcaattcccagcaaccatatggtggctcacagccatctgtaatgagacttggtaccctcttctggcctgcactgtatacataataaataaataaatatttaaaaaacaagaaatctCTTTGAAGTAGCAATCAAGAGGAACTTGGCAGTCAGGGTGTGTAGAAGAGCAAACGAGACAGGATAAGCTTCAAAGTGGGGGCTCCTCATGAAAATACAGTCAAAGGCTCTTATtcagtctctcttcctctctctttctctttctctccctccctccctctctgtcctcccccCCTTTCTCTACCAATGGCAGAACCCAAGGCCTTTCAAACATTTGATAAACCCTCTACCACTGACCCACACCCCCACACTCTGATGATAtgtattctattttatttgagAGAGGTGAGGCATGTGGTGGAGAGGTGCGccccctcctgtgtgtgcacgtagagaccagaggtcaacactgATGTCCTCTCTCATTCCCCACtttactttctgagacagggtctctgaccGACTGGCCAGCGAGCCTCTGgaagctgcctgtctctgtcccactgcgcgcgcgcgtgcacacacacacacacacacacacacaccagcccccGTGATAGCATTATAGACTTGTGCTATCGCACCcagcttttatctttttttttttaatacttgggTGCTGAGGACTCAAATTCAGTTCTTTATGCTCGTGATGCAACAAtggaccatcttcccagcccttcaaATATGATATTTGAAAGGGAGAGAGCATTGGGGTTTCTTTTTCcgagctcgtgtgtgtgtgtgtgtgtgtgtgtgtgtgtgtgttggtgataGTAGTGGTACTGTTGTTTTATGAGATTCCCAGTCCTTCTGGAAGGTTCTCAGTGTGATGGGAGAGGAACACCCTGCCCACTGGTGAGGGGCCACTGTCTGGGTATGAGTCACTCACATTACAGGCATCCTTCCCGCCCTCCACGAAGCCAGCACACAGCATATCTTCCAAGATGACAGGCTCCGTGCTGGAAACGGAGTTCTCCTGGTAGTAGGCATTGCAGGTTTGGGCATCAATAAGaggcacctccagctcctgcaggGTGAATGGTGGTAGGAGAGCTGGAATTGGGAGAGAGCAGAGTTAGAGGAAGAAGATGTGCCGTCTCCTCCCAGCTCCACAGTTTAACTGAACCCTGTGGTTGGGgccatttcttctgcttcttcaacAGAGCCGTGTTTCCCCACATGAAATCCTGAACGTTCTGAAAAGGTGGTACCCCAGGATGAGAACGTAGATTTGTCCTCACAGTCACAAGCTGCAGAGGTCTCGGTTCTTCCTCCCCCAGctggacacacagacagatgtgtGACAGCTGTGTGGGTCTCAGCTTCTCTCCCAGTGTCAAGACAATGGAATGGGATGCACACGGGGTGAGGGCACAAGACTACAAGCAAGAGCCTATACGTGGTTTCAGGACACTGCCTGTGGTCAAGTCACGTCCATCACGTGACCCTGCTCTTGTTAGCATTCCAGGTATCAAATCAAAGGTGACTTAGGTGCCCAGTGGGTTAAACAAGGTGGCCCCAAATTCACATCTACCCAAAACTTCAGAATGTAACCTTGTCATCAAGCAAAAGATTTGTAGATGTGACTGAGGTCACAGTGGATCAGGATGAGAGGCCCTTAACAGTCAGAGAGAGGGGACCTGGGGAGACTCATGCAGCGGAGGCCTGTGTGAACCCCAAGTCCAAGACTGGAGTGATGCAGCTAAGAACAATGGATCGCCCAGCGCTGGCAGAGGTTGAGAGTCAAAGAGGGGTCCTCCCTAGAGCCTTGAAAGAGTTGAGGTCGGATAATACTCTCATTTCAGGCTTCTGGCCTCCTGAACTGAGACTGAACACCTATCTGATTTAGCCTTGGACACTAAAACAAGATGAAATCACAATTATGATGGCAGGGATGGGAGCCATGCTAGTGACAGTTCGAAATGGAAATGCCTTAGACGGCATCAGGCCATGGACCCCTGGCATTAACCCCACCAGGCCAGCACTCTTGAGAGCACATTGGCAAGAGAACCAGGACCCCATCAGCTAGTGAAGGCTGCCCCAATTAGCCCCTGGTAGGCACTGTCCTCAAGGGACAAAGCAGCAAAGATAGAAGGAAGGTTGTAGTGCAGACTGGACCGGCATCCCTCAGTCCGTGACAGCTGTAACACTATCCTTCTGGTTCTTAAATGTTAGGAGGATTAAATGTTAGGAGGCTAGCAGCAGCCAgttggttgatggaggaaggtcattggttaattaataaagaaactgcttggcctcataggttagaacataggtgggtggagtaaacagaacagaatgctgggaggaagaggaagtgagctaagacgcCATGCCGCTGCTCCCAgcagggcagacatgatgaagctccgacccaggatggacataggctagaatcttcctggtaagtgcatcTCATGGTGCtaaacacattaatagaaatgggccaagcagtgtttatatgaatacagtttgtgtgtcgttattttggggcataagctagccaggaggccgggagccgggtggtaggaacgcagcctgcagctccttcaacaagttGGTGATGAGCTATTGTGGCAATGTTTCAATGCACCCTCTGACGGTGGACATTCTTCGCATAACTCCGTATGGGCCCTGTctgagggtgggggctggggaaagTATCAAGATGGGCCCTTGTTGAACACACATTTCCACTCTCCCCCTACCCTGCTACCAAACATCCTTACGTCTATTTGTGGCAGTGTTCCCCCATCCCGTGACCCAACACTGGGTGCCAGGGCCCAGGGAGTCTCCGGATTTCGGAAGGCAGACTGGAAGGATGTAGTCATTGAAAGAGATGGATGAAGCCAGCTGCATCAGGGCGATGTCTCCACTGCTGTGCTCATCTTCTGAGTAGCTCGAGGGCTTGATGCACTGGACCACAGCTCTCAGCTCCTTGGGCTCATTGGCCGCAGGGTAGGAGGAAATGGTACCCAGCATTACTGTGTAGGCAGACAGGGGCTGATCCCTGGGGAGAATGGGAAAGTCAAAGGTGAAAATGAAAGACAATCTTCATTTGGAGGCTCTAATATTGCCGCTGGGCTTTTCTGAGAGCTAAGCACATGGACACAATGCCAAGCACCCCCTTTTAAGGGCCACCATTAATGATCCTTGTGACATAGGTCTACCATCGTTTCCTCCATGTTTCAGGTATGGAACACGACTAGCAAAGTCAAGCCATCCATCGGAAGGCCACCTGGCTGTTGAGCAGTACATTCAAGATCTTGGATTCTTGAGATCCTAGGGAGATGGGTCAGTGTGTAAGGATACTTGTGGTACAGGCAtaaagacttgagtttggatgCCCACAACCCACATAAAAGTCGTGCCCGGCCTGTCTCtatggagaggagggaggtgaagacaggagagtCAGTAAACACTTGCTGACCAACTAGCCAGGTGTGCGCAGCAGTGGACCCaaagagagagcctgtctcccAAAGCTAGGTGAAAGCAAGGACTGACACCCAAGGTCGTGGTCTGATCTTCACACACTGGCTGAGGAGGGTCTGGGCCCACattcgcacacacacatgaacactcacttcgcatatgcatgcatacttaCACAAAGACCTTGGGTTCTAGAGAACTGTTTTCAGGAACTGTTGATTGGGgggggctggtgtgtgtgtatgtgtctgtgtgttggtgtgtgtgtggtgtgtgtatatctgtgtgttggtgtgtgtgtggtgtgtgtgtatgtgtctgtgtgttggtgtgtgtgtggtgtgtgtatgtctgtgtgttggtgtgtgtgtgtctgcatgtctgtgtatctgtgtgttggtgtgtgtgtgtgtgttggtgggtgTGAAGGCTCCTGTGCACATATAGACAGCAGAAAATTGATATCAGATGCCCTGCTCTTTCTCTATTAcccttgaccttgaccttgaGATGGACCTTATCACAGAACCAAGAGCTACACTGGAGGTCAGCAatccccagagatcctcctgtctccacacacacccccagTACTGGTCACACCTAGCTTTTTACGTGAATTTGGgcaggggatttgaactcaaggccttatgcttgcacagcaagtcctACCCTCTGAGCCGTCCCCTCCACCCAAGAGTTGATTCTTGGAAATAAGACTAGGTGACTGACTCACCAGGGTCAGCCTAGAAACAGGTAGACATTTCAATACTGAAGGAGCAGGGCCCTGTCTCGTCTCCTGTCATAGTTGGTAGAGGTTATAGTTTAAATGGAGAGATGAGGGCGTCTGGAAGGGAAGTGAGAAAGTCCAGCTGGCGCCAGCCCGCGTGACCCTTAGGGAAACACTCACTGGCTGAAGCAGTGGGCAGCCGTCAACACCCAGTCCTCAGCAATCAGGGAGCCCCCACACACGTGCTCCCCATTCTCCCTCACGCTGACCTGCCAAGGCCACTCGCCTGGCTGGGCATCCTGCCCAGACACAATGCGGCCTGAAGCCCTGGGACGTCCacacactgcaaaaaaaaaaaaaaaaaatcagaaatggcTGACACAGGGCCACTCTGCCCTCCCGTATGCCCTCAGACCTGGCTCATCTGTCACAACCCCTGGAAACTTGACCAGTGTAGGCCAGAGGATGCCCCCATGCCTGGCCCCTAACAGCACCTGCTCATACAAGGCCACAAAGAACCAGGGTCAGACAGCTTTCTGGGTCTGCCTCTAAACCCATGCTGCTACTGGCTCCTTCCTGTATTCCTAAGacttgaaggctgaggcaggatcagTAGAAGGCCAGCTTTGACTATATAATAAAGtagaggccaatctgggctacaatgagacctggtctcaaaactaaaatacacagaagaaaactaaaaaataaaacaaagacaaacaaacaaaacaaacatcctaGCCACAAAACGCTCATTCCACAATCTTCCTGAAGCTACTGCTCCTCACCCACCAATCTTACCGGAATCCAGGGGCATGCTAGGGCTGTCTGTTGTAGGGGACAAGCTGTAGGAGTCAGTTCCGGGGCTCTCGCTCCCCAGCAGGGCTCCAGGAAACAGGATAAATAGGATGGCAGGTAGGGCCAGCTCCATGATATACTTGCTGGAGGCCAGGGATTTCCAGACGACACtccaggaaggaggaaggtgaCTTCAGGTCTGTGGTAGTTTCTGGGCTCGCCCTGGGTGGGGCCCAGCCTCCATACCTGCCCTGCAGCCTTGGGAGAGGCATAACACCCCCACTGCTCTTGGGCCTGGAGACCCTAGTCTCCCCACATGCCGCATGCTCTGGGGTCCTCTGGTCTTCCCCATCCTGATCCAGGAGTCAGTGCATCCACAACCCTCATCTTTTGTTGATGTGGGACCAGTGCATAGCGTGCCTGGCATTGCACCAACCACAGAACACACCCAGGCTCCTCGGGAGCTGTTCTAATCACACCCCACAGCACTGGAACTGAGACTCTGGGGTAAAGGATGTGACCAAACCCCAGAGGGGCAAAGTCAGAGAATTCCACCTTCTGTTCTGTATTGCCGTGTCCAAGGACCCCAAGAgatgggaggacagagagaactgAGCTGATTCCCAGGATGTCCTGGTCAACCAAGTCTCCCTCTGCCCCATCAGCCATCCCTGTTCCAACCAGCCCCTACCCCAGTCACACTGTCCACCAGTGTCCACCAGAGGGCAGCCATGGGCCAGGCTCTTTGGCTCCAGGAGCCCTCTCAGACATTACGCAAGGAGAAGGGCTTGCCAGCAGCGACCTGGAGCAGCAGGAGGCATAGAGACACCCTTTCAGATTCCTGTGGTATttgtcttctctgcctctctactACTCTAGAAGTTTCTATTCTGTTGACTACCCTCCACTGTCTCTAAGCAACTCCTCCCATGAAGGCATTACCCCTGGACAGGATCACTGGCCTTCCAAAAACCCCAAATCATGCTCTGTGATTACATCACCACCAGCAGCGTGCCTTTAATCAGAGTAATAACCTATGCTTCAGGCTTAAAAGCACTAGTCCTAGATCCTGCTTTATCCAGTATTAAAATCCCTACATCCATCCCCATcctgtgtgcactctgttcaccAATATATttgaaacttaaaagaaaaagaaaacaagggctTAGAGTATAGTTCAATTGCTAgaatgcctgcctagcatgcatgaagctgtgtttgatccccagcaccgcatAAACAGGcatggtgggggctggagagatggctcagcggttaagagcattgcctgctcttctaaaggtcttgagttcaatacccagcaaccacatggctgctcacaaccatctgtaaagaggtctggcgccctcttctggccttcaggcatatacacagactattgtatacacaataaataaataaatataaaaaagtttatgaaattaatttaaacatatcaatgaaggagaaaaaaaacaggcatggtggGTATatacacctgcaattccagtacccaggagacagagacaaataaGTCATCGCTCGGAGTCGCCCTAGGCTGCAGTAGTGACCTTGATGCTGCAGTGGTCTGAGTGagaatgtccccataggctcagatatttgaatgcttggtctccgcTGATATATGTATTTGAGAGGAATTAGGAGATGTGTCactagggatgggctttgagactTCAACAGTCCACACCaggccagtctctctctctctctctctctctctctctctctctctctctctctctctctgtctctctctctgtctctgtctctcctctctctctgtctttctctctctctctcctctctctctctctctgtctctctctgtctctgtctctcctctctctctgtctttctctctctctctctcctctctctctctgtctctctctgtctgtctctctctgtctctgtctctcctctctctctgtctttctctctctctctcctctctctctctctctctctctctctctctctctctctctctctctctctctccctctctctccctctctctccttgctgTCTGTGGCTCTCAGCTGCTGTTCCAGTACCGTCCACCGTGATGACCACGTATgaatcctctgaaactgcaagtccTCAGTTAAACACTTTCTTCATAAGATGAgactataggcaagtctgtagagcaatttcataattaatgattcatgggggagggctcagtccatggtgggtggtgtcatccccaAGCCACTGATCCTGGGTTCtgtaacaaagcaggctgagcaagccatagggaacaagccagtaagcagcacccctccatggcctctgcatcagctcctgcctccaggttcctgccatgactttcttcagtgatgaacagagaTTTAGAAGTGCAGgctgaataaaccttttcctccccaaattgcttttggttaaggtgtttcatcacagcaataataaccctaactaagacactttcttttttaGAGTGACcttggtcatggtctcttcacagctaagccagaggccaacctgggctacatgagatcctgagaaagacagagaggagagaggagtgctggggaggtggagacagactaCAGGTGCATGCTGACCAACCTCACCAGCAAGCTTCAGGCTCcacagattctgtctcaaaacagcaaacaaaccagggtagggagctggagagacgctcggcagttaagagccattgcagaggaccaagcttggattcctagtacccacagggcagctcttctgtaacttcagttccagggaattgactgccctcttctgggctcatGGGCACTGCCTGTATGTGGTGTATTTAGATccatgcaggcgaaacactcaaacatataacataaaatctaataaatctagaaaaaaacaaagaagaaagaaacaaaaaagaaaggaaggaaggaagagagagagaaggaggaggagaagaagaaaggaaagaaggaaagagcatAAACACAGTAGAATGAGCAATGACACCTGAGCCTGACTTCTGAGctctacacacacctgcacaggcatgcacgcatacacacacggggtgggggtggggagggtttCGAGAGTTGCACAATAGGATCCATAAAGCCCCTCCCTCGGGTTATAAAGGAAGCTAACAGTTGCTGAGGGGAGGAAAGTTATAGAGCTGGCAGAACCACCTGTAAATTGAGTCATTCACATCTAGGGTGAACTTTGGCTATGCAGCTGCCTTTGCGTGTCCCATGTTCTCATAGATAATCCCAATAAAGTCACTAGTTCACGGAACTACGCTGGGGCTGAATCTTTTCTTTGGTCTGCCATTGGCATCCTGTCTTGGATAAATAGGCATCTGTTATTTTCtttcccaggaaaagtcacagaaTACTCCCCAAGAAGGGGGATAGgaatgggaggggaaggaagggggtaaggggaggggaggggagagaaggacagggaagggcaggggagggcagggaaagacaggaaaggacagggagggcaggggaggacagaggaagacaggggaggacagaggaagacaggggagggcagggaaaggatagttattagaatggcttacaggctgtggtctatCTAGCCCGACAATTGCTGCCTCTCAAAAGAAAGGCCAAGGATCCAGCAGTCTTTCAGTCCTTGAGGATGGGTGGCTCACTGGTCTTCAGTCTACGCTGGCATCCTGAAGAAGTAGCTTCTAATATTGACAAAGAAATTCATCAGCTGCAGGATAGATGAACCTGCCACAGAGGgtgaggacaagcaggcaaaaagcagaaACTCCCTTCTTTCGTGTCCTTTTGTGTGGGCTGCCACCAGAATGTGCGGCCCAGATTTTGAGTCCCAAAGGCTCAAGGAAATCcccccacaggtgtgcccagctgcttgagTTTAAGTTAATTCCAAATATAATCAAGTTGGCAACCGAGATTAGGCATCACTgcgctgactgagccatctccctgggccCTAGTGTGGAAAATGTTTACTACACATTGACAGTGATACAAAGAGACCTGAGTCCTAGCTCCTGGCTTGAACACAGATCGATGCAAATCCAGAGAGCTATGTTCCATAACCTTCTTTCATGATGTcacccttttaaaatatttgccccAGTGAACCAGctccacaccccttacctctgctTCTCTTAACGCTTCCTTCTTTAGCTAGGTGCGTCTTACTGTGTGTCTCTTCTGCTACAATGCTTTAACCAGAACTTGTCGTCTCCACACCTATTCTCTCGTTGCTCTGTCCCCACGTAATTTCGGTTCAATGTATACAAAGGCCTCTCAAGTCTTCCTAaggggagccaggcagtggcggcacacctCTTTCATCCCagtgctccagaggcagaggcaagcagctctctgagttcaaggtcagcacggtctacagagtgagttccagggtcgCCAGGGCtgcacaatgaaaccctgtctcaaaaaaccaaaaagaaaaaagtctacaGAGAATTTAAAAGACTCCCTAAGGGCTGTGCTCACATAGTGTCTCAGTTTTCTTTGCTCTTGGTATTTGCTTTTTGCAATGctgagggttgaacccagggccttgcctaCGCTAGGCAAACCGTCTACCAGTAATTCTTAGCTCTTTTGGGTGCTGTCCTAGTCTATTTATGTTGCTCTGTGTTGGGAGCACAAAGGTCTTTTTGCTCACTGAAAAGTACTAGGAAAATCAGGAAAGTTAACCAGGGGTGACCCTTTACCAGAAGAGATAGACATATACCTCTCTGCCCAGAAGGTTGGGAATGGATGTGGCTA
The Microtus pennsylvanicus isolate mMicPen1 chromosome 11, mMicPen1.hap1, whole genome shotgun sequence genome window above contains:
- the LOC142831492 gene encoding serine protease 33-like, with amino-acid sequence MELALPAILFILFPGALLGSESPGTDSYSLSPTTDSPSMPLDSVCGRPRASGRIVSGQDAQPGEWPWQVSVRENGEHVCGGSLIAEDWVLTAAHCFSQDQPLSAYTVMLGTISSYPAANEPKELRAVVQCIKPSSYSEDEHSSGDIALMQLASSISFNDYILPVCLPKSGDSLGPGTQCWVTGWGNTATNRPLLPPFTLQELEVPLIDAQTCNAYYQENSVSSTEPVILEDMLCAGFVEGGKDACNGDSGGPLVCDIDGVWIQAGVVSWGTDCALPKRPGVYTNVSVYTSWITNRMWNSALEVKSFSPSLAGTSVSGLLLFLASLASTLCFLGP